aatctcccccgtatatataatcccctctatacgactctcccgtatatataatcccctctatacgactcccccgtatatataatcccctctatacgactctcccgtatatataatcccctctatacgacacccccgtatatataatcccctTTATATACATCCctgtatatataatcccctctatatgactcccccgtatatatataatcccctctatacgactcccccgtatatataatcccctctatacgactcccctgtatatataatcccctctatacgactcccccgtatatataatcccctctatacgactcccccgtatatataatcccctTTATATACTTCCctgtatatataatcccctctatacgactcccccgtatatataatcccctctatacgactcccccgtatatataatcccctctatacgactcccccgtatatataatcccctctatacgactcccccgtatatataatcccctctatacgactcccccgtatatataatcccctTTATATACATCCctgtatatataatcccctctatacgactcccccgtatatataatcccctctatacgactccTCCGTATATTtaatcccctctatacgactcccccgtatatataatcccctctatacgactccccctatatataatcccctctatacgactcccccgtatatataatcccctctatacgactcctccgtatatataatcccctctatacgactccccctatatataatcccctctatacgactcccccgtatatataatcccctctatacgactcccccgtatatataatcccctctatacgactcctccgtatatataatcccctctatacgacacccccgtatatataatcccctctatacgactcccccgtatatataatcccctctatacgactccctcgtatatataatcccctctatacgactcctccgtatatataatcccctctatacgactccccctatatataatcccctctatacgactccctcgtatatataatcccctctatacgactcctccgtatatataatcccctctatacgactcccccgtatatataatcccctctatacgactcctccgtatatataatcccctctatacgactccctcgtatatataatcccctctatacgactcctccgtatatataatcccctctatacgactccccctatatataatcccctctatacgactcctccgtatatataatcccctctatacgactccctcgtatatataatcccctctatacgactcccccgtatatataatcccctctatacgactccctcgtatatataatcccctctatatgactcccccgtatatataatcccctctatacgactccctcgtatatataatcccctctatatgactcccccgtatatataatcccctctatacgactcctccgtatatataatcccctctatatacatccctgtatatataatcccctctatacgactccccgtatatataatcccctctatacgactcccccgtatatataatcccctctatacgactcccccgtatatataatcccctctatacgactcctccgtatatataatcccctctatacgactcctccgtatatataatcccctctatacgacacccccgtatatataatcccctctatacgactcccccgtatatataatcccctctatacgactccctcgtatatataatcccctctatacgactcctccgtatatataatcccctctatacgactccccctatatataatcccctctatacgactcccccgtatatataatcccctctatacgactcctccgtatatataatcccctctatacgactccccctatatataatcccctctatacgactcccccgtatatataatcccctctatacgactcctccgtatatataatcccctctatacgactcccccgtatatataatcccctctatacgactccctcgtatatataatcccctctatacgactcccccgtatatataatcccctctatacgactccctcgtatatataatcccctctatacgactcccccgtatatataatcccctctatacgactcccccgtatatataatcccctctatacgactcccccgtatatattatcccctctatacgactccccgtatatataatcccctctatatacatccctgtatatataatcccctctatacgactcccccgtatatataatcccctctatacgactcccccgtatatataatcccctctatacgactcccccgtatatataatcccctctatatacatccctgtatatataatcccctctatacgactccccgtatatataatcccctctatacgactccctcgtatatataatcccctctatacgactcctccgtatatataatcccctctatacgactcccccgtatatataatcccctctatacgactcccccgtatatataatcccctctatacgactcccccgtatatataatcccctctatacgactcctccgtatatataatcccctctatacgactcctccgtatatataatcccctctatacgacacccccgtatatataatcccctctatacgactcccccgtatatataatcccctctatacgactccctcgtatatataatcccctctatacgactcctccgtatatataatcccctctatacgactcccccgtatatataatcccctctatacgactcccccgtatatataatcccctctatacgactcctccgtatatataatcccctctatacgactccccctatatataatcccctctatacgactcctccgtatatataatcccctctatacgactcccccgtatatataatcccctctatacgactcccccgtatatataatcccctctatatgactcccccgtatatataatcccctctatacgactcccccgtatatataatcccctctatacgactcccccgtatatataatcccctctatacgactccccgtatatataatcccctctatacgactcccccgtatatataatcccctctatacgactcccccgtatatataatcccctctatacgactccctcgtatatataatcccctctatacgactcccccgtatatataatcccctctatacgactccctcgtatatataatcccctctatacgactcccccgtatatataatcccctctatacgactcccccgtatatataatcccctctatacgactcccctgtatatataatcccctctatacgactcccctgtatatataatcccctctatacgactccccgtatatataatcccctctatatacatccctgtatatataatcccctctatacgactcccccgtatatataatcccctctatacgactcccccgtatatataatcccctctatacgactccccCGTATATATAATACCCTCTATATACATCCctgtatatataatcccctctatacgactccccGTATATATAATCCTCTTTATTAGATGCATACTTTCCAGCTTCAGGACCCTGGTGCAAAATCTGCAGTAGTGCCGCCATCTGTCAGTGCTGGAGTCCTGTGTACTTCCCTCCACGTCACCCTGATGTCACCCTGACCCCAGTCATCTCCTCTTTTGTAGGATCTCAGGCATTTTGTCTCCGGTAAGACGGGGCGCGGACCTCTAAAGGAGGGATGGAGGTGTCACACGCAGCCCATTATGTGCTCCTACAAACTCGTCAATGTCAAGTTCGAGGTGTGGGGTCTCCAGACACGTGTGGAGCAGTTTGTGCACAAGGTGCGTGATGGAGAGAAACGTGACCCGGGCGTGTGATGTGAGGAGGAGCCAGGAGTGTGCAACatggtgtatacatatatatacactgcctacacaagagcagcattatagtagttatattcctgtacataggagcagtattatagtagttatattcttgtacatatgagcagtattatagtagttatattcttgtacataggggcagtattatagtagttatattcttgtacataggggcagtattatagtagttatattcttgtacataggagcagtattatagtagttatattcttgtacataggagcagtattatagtagttatattcttgtacataggagcagtattatagtagttatagtcttgtacataggagcagtattatagtagttatattcttgtacataggggcagcattatagtagttatattcttgtacataggggcagtattatagtagttctattcttgtacataggagcagtattatagtagttatattcttgtacataggggcagtattatagtagttatattcttgtacagaggagcagtgttatagtagttatattcttgtacataggagcagtgttatagtagttatattcctgtacataggggcagtattatagtagttatattcttgtacataggggcagtattatagtagttctattcttgtacataggagcagtattatagtagttatattcttgtacataggggcagtattatagtagttatattcttgtacagaggagcagttttatagtagttatattcttgtacataggagcagtattatagtagttatattcctgtacataggggcagtattatagtagttctattcttgtacatagaggcagtattatagtagttatattcttgtacataggggcagtattatagtagttatattcttgtacataggggcagtattatagtagttatattcttgtacataggagcagtattatagtagttatattcttgtgcatagggggcagtattatagtagttatattcttgtacataggagcagtattatagtagttatattcttgtgcatagggggcagtattatagtagttatattcttgtgcatagggggcagtattatagtagttatattcttgtgcatagggggcagtattatagtagttatattcttgtacataggggcagtattatagtagttatattcttgtacataggggcagtattatagtagttatattcttgtacataggggcagtattatagtagttatagtcttgtacataggagcagtattatagtagttatattcttgtacatagggggcagtattatagtagttatattcttgtacataggggcagtattatagtagttatattcttgtgcatagggggcagtattatagtagttatattcttgtacataggggcagtattatagtagttatattcttgtacataggggcagtattatagtagttatattcttgtacataggggcagtattatagtagttatattcttgtacataggagcagtattatagtagttatattcttgtacatagggggcagtattatagtagttatattcttgtacataggagcagtattatagtagttatattcttgtacataggggcagtattatagtagttatattcttgtacataggagcagtattatagtagttatattcttgtacataggagcagtattatagtagttatattcttgtacataggaccagtattatagtagttatattcttgtacatagggagcagtattatagtagttatattcttgtacataggtgcagtattatagtagttatattcttgtacataggtgcagtattatagtagttatattcttgtacataggagccgtattatagtagttatattcttgtacataggggcagtattatagtagttatattcttgtacatagggagcagtattatagtagttatattcttgtacatagggagcagtattatagtagttatattcttgtacatagggagcagtattatagtagttatattcttgtacataggggcagtattataggagttatattcttgtacataggggcagtattatagtagttatattcttgtacataggagcagtattatagtagttatattcttgtacataggggcagtattatagtagttatattcttgtacatagggagcagtattatagtaattatattcttgtacataggagctgtattacagtagttatattcttgtacataggggcagtattatagtagttgtattcttgtacataggggcagtattatagttatatgcttgtacataggggcagtattatagtagttatattattgtacataggggcagtattatagtagttatattcttgtacataggggcagtattatagtagttatattcctgtacataggggcagtagtatagtagttatattcttgtacataggagcagtattatagtagttatattcttgtacataggggcagtattataggagttatattcttgtacataggagcagtattataggagttatattcttgtacataggggcagtattatagtagttatattcttgtacataggagcagtattatagtagttatattcttgtacataggggcagtattatagtagttatattcttgtacataggagcagtattatagtagttatattcttgtacataggggcagtattatagcagttatattcttgtatatagggagctgtattatagtagttatattcttgtacataggggaagtattatagtagttatattcttgtatataggagcagtattataatagttatattcttgtacatagaggcagtattatagtagttatattcttgtacataggggcagtattatagcagttatattcttgtatatagggagctgtattatagtagttatattcttgtacataggggcagtattatagtagttatattcttgtacataggggcagtattatagtagttatattcttgtacataggggcagtattatagtagttatattcttgtacataggggcagtattatagtagttatattcttgtacataggggcagtattatagtagttatattcttgtacataggggcagtattatgttcTCTCTCGCGGATTTTGATTTGCCCTACTCTCTCATCAGGTGATTCGGGATCTGCTGATTGTGGGGCATCGTCAGGCCTTTGCCTGGGTGGACGAGTGGTACGGTAGGTGATCGTTTTCTTCACTATTGTGTCGTCTGATATTGTCTAGTAGTCAGCGACCGCTTTCTCCCGTCCTCAGTGATTATTTAGGGGGCGCTAGTAATGGCAGCTAATCAGAATCTAACTTCTTGAAAATACATTAATGGATGTGAGATGGAATCTGATCGGTTCCTGTTATTCCCTCTTCTAATATTCTGATTTTCGGACTCTTTTTACACGACCGTCTGATGTATAATTTGGTAGCTGTCCTAGAATGACGTGGTGCCGGTCGCTCACGGTGAAATCTTCCGCTCAGAGCCGATCCGGTTTCCATCTTCTGTAATATTGTTCGGAGGCGATGAAGCGACTGTAAGCTCTTGGGACCAGCCTGTTAATATGTGAACCGTGGCTCTTAATTTTGTAACGCGATTTCCGTTTCCTCGGGGCGACAGCGGAGAGAGATTCCCACTAAAATCTGTATGAGAACGATACGGCGAGCGCTCGGCCTAATCTGACATAACCTAATATAAGGATACAGATCACAGGAGCGGCGCAATATTCACAGGTAAATACAATCCTGGCGCCGCCGTCACAGCCGAAATATGGTGAAATGGACCCTGGGGTAACGTTAGGATGGAGCACAAAGATTCACGGGGCACTAGGCCAGTGGCCACATCTGTAGTCTTTGGTTGCCGGACCTTTGATTTGCCGGCATCCCTGGTGCCTCTCCTGATGTTGGGACTGGTTTAGTCATCAGGAGTTTTGCGGGTCCTGTATTCCCTGACTACCGACGTGGTTGGGGTGTTTTTGTTTCCTATTAACCCTCCCTAAAAATAATTGTTTCCTAGGAATGACTATGGCGGAAGTTCGGGAATATGAGAAGGAGACCCAGGCGGCCACAAACGAGAAAATAGGCCCAGTGGCCCCGACCATCACTATCACTCCAGAGAGCCATTGTCCAGCCATTCGCAGCGCCCCGGCCACCCCGATCACCGGCGATCCTCCAGAGTTCCTCACCCTGCCCAAGGATAGGCCACGCAAGACCTCGGCGCCAGATACCCTCACCCTTCCCGAACTCAGAGAGCGAGCCAACGGCCCGTCCAGCAACCACCTGTCCCCGCCGAGCGCCGACAGCTGAAACCAACGCACCGCCTCCATTGCTGCTCCCCCACAATAGGGATCACCCAGGCCCTAGACATGGAAAAAGCCAGAAAAATGATTTTTCTAGATACCTGAAGAAGACAACCATGTAAGACGGAGAGGATGTAATGGCGAACCTTCCTGGTGTTGGCTTCTCCAAACCTTTTGTGATGGGAACATTAAACCATGACGAAGTATCTCGTCTGAGTTTAGAGTCAGAAGACAGAGTGTGACGAGCACCATGTTGTGTCCTGTCCGTCCGGATTTGTATAGATTTTTACTCTGCCACCCCGGCTCCTCGTACTCCCTACCACCCCAGCTCCTCTTACTCCCTACCACCCCGACTCCTCGTACTCCCTACCACCCCGGCTCATCATACTCCCTACCACCCCAGCTCCTCTTACTCCCTACTACCACCCTCGACTCCTCTTGCTCCTCTCACCGCTCTGACGTTGGACTGGCGATATGTATAAATCATCACTGAATGTATTGGCTCCCGCTATAGAACCACCACCGATTAGAGGACCCACGGTTCTACCCTCCACGGGGCATTCATCAGCTCCGCCATCGATTTCCCTCTGACAATCATTGATCGGACCCTTGTCTTTATTTTTGTGCTGTAGTGATATAAGCTAGAACTGATCTATGATTGAACGACATTTTTTATTTtcgcttttatttattttattttatttttttaaattttgtccaAAGAATGCGACCGTAGTCTCTGAAGCTCGACATGCCGCCATTGTTCTTATTGACGACTTATAAGTAAGTTATCGATTGTAAATTATGAAACTGCTCAGTAGGGGCCGAGCCGAGGATTCCGCCGCCTCCCGGGAAGGGGACGGGTCGTGGTTTGCCGCACCTTCCCGGAGTCGGTTCTCCAGTCTCGTGTAAATAAAGCCTAATTATTACGTACTGAAACGTCTGGGCCTTTTTAATAGACTCCGCATTGTAATTCCTTACCGGTATCCAGGGCTCGGACGTCCGACCCGGAGCTAAACCCAAAGCAGCTCTCACTTCTCCCCATTATGTGCTCGTTCACCTGGATCCAGCCTCCCGTGTCCATCATCGGCAAGAAAAAAGGAATCTGCAGGATTTACAACTCGCAGAAATGAGACGTTTATGTGTCATTAACAAAGCGTTCATGTCAGCGAGCGGGCGGTGATGGCTGCCGGCCAGACTCATGTCAGACGCTTCCTGACAAACATGGGATCCGACCCGGAGTCATCAGTGACCGAGCCCCGAGGAAAATCGGAGGGAACATTCTTCACACTCACAATTATGTTTGTGACAACATCTGCTTTTAACCCAAATAATTATTTAACTTCTATATCTATAAAGATATCATCATAAATATTATAGATCACTACTATATAGCGCCCCCTATGtgtaggaatataactactataatactgctcctatgtacaagaatataactagtagaatactgcccctatgtacaagaatataactactataatactgcccctatgtacaagaatataactattataatactgccccctatgtagaagaatataactactataatactgcccctatgtacaagaatataactactataatactgctcctatgtacaagaatataactactataatactgctcctatgtacaagaatataactactataatactgctcctatgtacaagaatataactgctataatactgcccctatgtacaagaatatatctactataatactgcccctatgtacaagaatataactactataatactgctcctatgtacaagaatataactactataatactgccccctatgtacaagaatataactgctataatactgcccctatgtacaagaatataactagtagaatactgaccctatgtacaagaatataactgctataatactgctcctatgtacaagaatataactagtagaatactgcccctatgtacaagaatataactactataatactgcccctatgcacaagaatataactactataatactgctccctatatacaagaatataactactataatactgcccctatgtacaagaatataactactataatactgctcctatgtacaagaatataactactataatactgctcctatgtacaagaatataactactataatactgctcctatgtacaagaatataactgctataatactgcccctatgtacaagaatataactagtagaatactgcccctatgtacaagaatataactgctataatattgctcctatgtacaagaatataactactataatactgcccctatgtacaagaatataactactataatactgctcctatgtacaagaatataactactataatactgcccctatgtacaagaatataactactataatactgctcctatgtacaagaatataactactataatactgctcctatgtacaagaatataactactataatactgcccctatgtacaagaatataactactataatactgctcctatgtacaagaatataactactataatactgctcctatgtacaagaatataactactataatactgcccctatgtacaagaatataactactataatactgctcctatgtacaagaatataactactataatactgctcctatgtacaagaatataactactataatactgcccctatgtacaagaatataactactataatactgtccctatgtacaagaatataactactataatactgccccctatgtacaagaatataactactataatactgtccctatgtacaagaatataactactataatactgctcctatgtacaagaatataactactataatactgtccctatgtacaagaatatagctactataatactgtccctatgtacaagaatataactactataatactgccccctatgtacaagaatataactactataatactgtccctatgtacaagaatataactactataatactgccccctatgtacaagaatataactactataatactgtccctatgtacaagaatataactactataatactgctcctatgtacaagaatataactactataatactgtccctatgtacaagaatataactactataatactgtccctatttacaagaatataactactataatactgctcctctgtacaagaatatagctactataatactgccccgatgtacaagaatataactactataatactgctcctatgtacaagaatataactactataatactgctcctctgtacaagaatatagctactataatactgccccgatgtacaagaatataactactataatactgctcctctgtacaagaatataactactataatactgctcctatgtacaagaatatagctactataatactgcccctatgtacaagaatataactactataatactgctcctatgtacaagaatataactactataatactgccccctatgtacaagaatataactactataatactgctcctatgtacaagaatataactactataatactgccccctatatacaagaatataactactataatactgctcctatgtacaagaatataactactataatactgtccctatgtacaagaatatagctactataatactgtccctatgtacaagaatataactactataatactgccccctatgtacaagaatataactactataatactgtccctatgtacaagaatataactactataatactgccccctatgtacaagaatataactactataatactgccccctatgtacaagaatataactactataatactgtccctatgtacaagaatataactactataatactgctcctatgtacaagaatataactactataatactctccctatgtacaagaatataactgctataatactgccccctatgtacaagaatataactactataatactgccccctatgtacaagaatataactactataatactgcccctgtgtacaagaatataactactataatactgctcctatgtacaagaatataactactataatactgcccttatgtacaagaatataactactataatactgcccctatgtacaagaatataactactataatactgcccctatgtagaagaatataactactataatactgcccctatgtagaagaatataactactataatactgcccctatgtagaagaatataactactataatactgcccctatgtagaagaatataactactataatactgcccctatgtacaagaatataactactataatactgcccctatgtacaagaatataactactataatactgcccctatgtacaagaatataactactataatactgtccctatgtacaagaatataactactataatactgtccctatgtacaagaatataactactataatactgcccctatgtacaagaatataactactataatactgcccctatgtagaagaatataactactataatactgctcctatgtacaagaatataactactataatactgcccctatgtacaagaataactactataatactgcccctatgtacaggaatataactactataatactgctcctatgtacaagaatataactactataatactgctcctatgtacaagaatataactactataatactgctcctatgtacaagaatataactactataatactgctcctatgtacaagaatataactactataatactgctcctatgtacaagaatataactactataatactgctcctatgtacaagaatataactactacaatactgctcctatgtacaagaatataactactataatactgcctctatgtgcaagaatataactactataatactgcccctatgtacaagaatataactactataatactgctcctatatacaagaatataactactacaatactgctcctatgtacaagaatataactactataatactgctcctatgtacaagaatataactactataatactgcccctatgtacaagaatataactactataatactgtccctatgtacaagaatataactactataatactgccccctatgtacaagaatataactactataatactgtccctatgtacaagaatataactactataatactgctcctatgtacaagaatataactactataatactgtccctatgtacaagaatatagctactataatactgtccctatgtacaagaatataactactataatactgccccctatgtacaagaatataactactataatactgtccctatgtacaagaa
The nucleotide sequence above comes from Ranitomeya imitator isolate aRanImi1 chromosome 7, aRanImi1.pri, whole genome shotgun sequence. Encoded proteins:
- the LOC138645434 gene encoding cytoplasmic phosphatidylinositol transfer protein 1-like, giving the protein MLVKEYRICMPLTTDEYRIGQLYTISKHSHQESDRGEGVEVMENRAHHDPVYGDGQYTEKRVHLSSKLPSWARAVVPRMFYVCEKAWNYYPYTVTEYTCSFLPKFSIHIETRYSDDCGDNDSIFNADVADEAHEVTHLDVAYDDIPERYYKSTEDLRHFVSGKTGRGPLKEGWRCHTQPIMCSYKLVNVKFEVWGLQTRVEQFVHKVIRDLLIVGHRQAFAWVDEWYGMTMAEVREYEKETQAATNEKIGPVAPTITITPESHCPAIRSAPATPITGDPPEFLTLPKDRPRKTSAPDTLTLPELRERANGPSSNHLSPPSADS